From Methanomassiliicoccales archaeon LGM-RCC1, one genomic window encodes:
- the map gene encoding type II methionyl aminopeptidase codes for MLTSEELEKLRKAGRVSAEARELGMSMCKPGAKLYDVAQEVEGYIRSHGCKLAFPCNISRNEIAAHATPSCNDNTVFEVGDIVKIDCGGILDGFIGDTAGTVEVGSRSYPDLVEISKTARNTVAEFIGEGVPLKDIGSAVERTIRGAGYAPIVNLCGHQISRHQLHAGFSVPNYDNGDETKIEAGMTVAIEPFATNGKGQIKNGKPGNIVRIIRERPLADPKDQEFYEYIKEEFFQQPFCARSCEFPDAEKRVKSLMRHGVLSCYAELVEVSGGLVSQHEYTFYIDGKRGEVTTLP; via the coding sequence ATGTTGACGAGCGAAGAGTTAGAGAAGCTGCGCAAGGCAGGAAGGGTCTCCGCAGAGGCCAGAGAGCTCGGGATGTCCATGTGCAAGCCTGGGGCCAAGCTGTACGATGTCGCTCAGGAAGTGGAGGGGTATATCCGCAGTCACGGATGCAAGCTCGCCTTCCCCTGCAACATAAGCAGGAACGAGATCGCTGCACATGCAACGCCCAGCTGCAACGACAACACAGTATTCGAGGTAGGGGATATCGTCAAGATCGATTGCGGAGGGATATTGGATGGTTTCATCGGAGATACCGCAGGAACCGTCGAGGTAGGCTCCCGCAGCTATCCCGATCTCGTGGAGATCAGCAAGACCGCCAGGAACACGGTCGCAGAGTTCATAGGCGAAGGCGTCCCTCTGAAGGACATCGGCAGCGCCGTTGAGAGGACCATCAGGGGAGCAGGCTACGCACCCATCGTGAACCTCTGCGGTCATCAGATCTCAAGGCATCAGCTTCATGCTGGATTCTCCGTGCCCAACTACGACAACGGTGACGAGACCAAGATCGAGGCCGGCATGACCGTGGCCATCGAACCTTTCGCCACCAATGGTAAGGGACAGATCAAGAACGGGAAGCCCGGCAACATCGTCCGTATCATAAGGGAGAGGCCGCTCGCCGATCCCAAGGACCAGGAGTTCTACGAATACATCAAGGAGGAATTCTTCCAGCAGCCATTCTGCGCCAGGAGCTGCGAGTTCCCTGATGCTGAGAAGCGTGTGAAGAGCCTCATGCGCCACGGTGTGCTGTCCTGCTATGCAGAATTGGTGGAGGTCTCGGGAGGTTTGGTCTCCCAGCACGAGTATACATTCTACATCGATGGAAAGCGTGGCGAGGTCACTACACTTCCATAA
- a CDS encoding L-threonylcarbamoyladenylate synthase, with product MKIIKCDYSSGFGVQCEEAVKAAAEDIMAGKLVVYPTETVYGIGADIYNEAAVKNLYLAKKRPFDMPLSVAVSDKAMIEKVAVLNENAEKLIKAFLPGPLTLIVKKQPSVPDIVTSSSQKVGIRIPDNRFALELIKRTGPIITTSANLHSHPDAISVNAAIEDFGDAVDTYIDAGACNLGKPSTIVWLMDDQVEIIRQGAISEKQIMEVLEC from the coding sequence GTGAAGATAATCAAGTGCGACTATTCTAGCGGTTTCGGTGTTCAATGCGAAGAAGCGGTAAAGGCGGCTGCCGAAGACATCATGGCAGGAAAGCTCGTCGTCTACCCCACAGAGACCGTGTATGGTATCGGCGCAGACATCTACAACGAGGCCGCTGTGAAGAACCTCTATCTCGCGAAGAAGAGGCCCTTCGACATGCCCCTCTCCGTCGCGGTATCCGACAAGGCCATGATCGAAAAGGTCGCCGTTCTTAACGAGAACGCAGAGAAGCTCATCAAGGCATTCCTCCCGGGACCTCTCACACTCATAGTCAAGAAACAGCCCAGCGTACCCGACATAGTGACCTCTTCATCACAGAAGGTCGGGATCCGCATACCCGACAACAGGTTCGCACTGGAGCTCATCAAGCGCACCGGCCCCATCATCACCACATCGGCCAACCTGCACTCCCACCCTGATGCGATCAGCGTCAACGCCGCAATAGAGGATTTCGGGGATGCTGTAGACACATACATCGACGCAGGTGCCTGCAATCTTGGGAAGCCGTCGACCATCGTTTGGTTGATGGATGACCAGGTTGAGATCATACGTCAGGGCGCCATATCCGAGAAACAGATCATGGAAGTCTTAGAATGTTGA
- a CDS encoding MBL fold metallo-hydrolase → MIHKIGPYMGADSNIYLLTGDRNAIIDTGTGLTTSYIINAIKLIIGDAGTIDMILLTHCHFDHIGGAPAIMNAFGCKTYAGAKDAPAVREGDSLYTLANDFGLNIPPYPVEDLFDGDIIDLGDHRLRVIDTPGHTRGGICFYDEISSSLFSGDTVFEDGVGRTDFNGGSIKLLRNSIKYLIDMPIKGLYPGHGSTATDGHAAIMRGMEIVGD, encoded by the coding sequence ATGATCCATAAGATAGGTCCGTACATGGGTGCGGACTCCAATATCTACCTTCTTACCGGCGATCGTAACGCCATAATCGATACCGGTACCGGTCTCACCACCAGCTATATCATCAATGCGATCAAGCTGATAATTGGTGATGCTGGCACTATAGATATGATACTTCTTACCCATTGTCATTTCGACCATATCGGCGGTGCCCCTGCGATCATGAACGCTTTTGGATGCAAGACATATGCGGGAGCCAAGGATGCTCCTGCTGTAAGGGAGGGGGATTCCCTATACACCCTAGCAAACGATTTCGGGCTCAATATCCCGCCGTATCCTGTCGAGGATCTATTTGATGGAGACATCATCGATCTAGGAGACCACAGGCTACGTGTCATCGATACCCCAGGCCATACTCGGGGAGGGATTTGTTTCTATGATGAGATCTCATCCTCGCTATTCTCAGGCGACACTGTCTTCGAGGACGGGGTCGGCCGCACGGATTTCAACGGCGGGTCGATCAAACTCCTGAGAAATTCTATAAAATACTTGATAGACATGCCAATCAAGGGATTGTATCCCGGACATGGCAGCACGGCTACTGATGGTCATGCCGCCATAATGAGAGGAATGGAAATAGTAGGTGATTGA
- a CDS encoding DUF61 family protein, with translation MVDFLASVMSELNSNLAVGKRTIEQMIDSSDYTYRTKSGSVIDIPKEQIDFIWSICDESEKIRLRLPIYVSTDISSDSGAWKVEGSPDADVVARILGKKMFKEGLVRLYHPDLKDLRAKIPDAIMMVFTP, from the coding sequence ATGGTGGATTTCCTAGCATCGGTCATGTCGGAGCTCAATTCCAATCTCGCCGTCGGCAAGAGGACGATAGAGCAGATGATAGACTCTAGTGATTACACCTACCGTACGAAGAGCGGTTCCGTCATCGATATCCCGAAGGAGCAGATAGATTTCATTTGGAGCATCTGCGATGAGTCGGAGAAGATCAGGCTGAGGCTTCCGATCTACGTCTCCACGGATATATCCTCAGATTCGGGGGCATGGAAGGTCGAGGGAAGTCCGGATGCAGATGTTGTAGCTAGGATCCTGGGCAAGAAGATGTTCAAAGAGGGTCTAGTTCGTCTGTATCATCCTGATTTGAAGGACTTAAGGGCTAAGATCCCTGATGCCATCATGATGGTCTTCACACCCTGA
- a CDS encoding MATE family efflux transporter encodes MVQLLRSDSNDLDTLLGEPKKAIRSMFTPFLIAFAIIEINQFVDTFWISGLGTQSAAAISTIIPFYILLMCTGIGISVGSTTSVAFRVGRGEIEDASKLASNALLLGIGMSMVASLALLLILDTAIDVLGVDSIRQNCWDYLLPMILLNAPMTLLTVMGGNLRGEGAARRSTIIQITAALLNMVLDPILIYVLGMGISGAGLATGLSATISLMIGLSWYVRGKTLIRMDRSTLKADKGMMREVLTVGGPRTVNELIGSAMTFIQRIFFVIAGGTAAVTMYNYPWRFISLFMLPGKAFESSLIPVSSAAHGQGDTDKMWAAYVYSFKLTAAISIVATVLIFVFAEPLMSIMTYEESMHSLLDKLVWCLELSCIILPFMALRGVGAALLQSMKKAKIPMYFDLFWGSVRMVLYALSAYGLLGVDPFDGIIYIMVIVYSLSGVIINALAVWQFKKLRRIIRSNE; translated from the coding sequence ATGGTGCAGCTGCTCAGGTCGGACAGTAATGATTTGGACACACTGTTGGGGGAACCTAAGAAGGCCATCCGCAGCATGTTCACTCCGTTCCTGATAGCATTCGCGATCATCGAGATCAACCAGTTCGTGGACACGTTCTGGATATCAGGATTGGGAACCCAGTCTGCAGCAGCCATCTCCACGATCATCCCGTTCTACATTCTTCTGATGTGCACAGGCATAGGGATATCCGTAGGTTCAACGACCTCTGTCGCGTTCCGTGTCGGCCGCGGGGAGATCGAGGACGCATCAAAGCTCGCATCCAATGCGCTGTTGCTGGGGATCGGGATGTCCATGGTAGCATCTCTGGCCCTGTTGCTGATATTGGACACGGCCATAGACGTGCTCGGTGTAGACAGCATCAGACAGAATTGCTGGGATTACCTTCTACCGATGATATTGCTGAACGCACCGATGACCCTGCTCACGGTCATGGGAGGCAATCTCAGGGGCGAGGGTGCGGCCAGGAGATCCACGATCATACAGATAACCGCAGCCCTTCTGAACATGGTCTTGGATCCGATACTCATATACGTGTTGGGGATGGGCATATCCGGTGCCGGTCTGGCAACCGGTCTGTCAGCCACGATATCTTTGATGATCGGGCTGTCATGGTACGTGAGGGGCAAGACCCTCATCAGGATGGACCGTTCCACCCTCAAGGCGGATAAGGGCATGATGAGGGAGGTCCTGACCGTGGGCGGACCAAGGACTGTCAATGAGCTCATCGGCAGCGCCATGACCTTCATCCAGAGGATCTTCTTCGTGATAGCCGGAGGTACGGCGGCAGTGACGATGTACAACTATCCGTGGAGGTTCATCTCGCTGTTCATGCTTCCGGGCAAGGCCTTCGAGAGCAGTCTGATCCCGGTGAGCTCCGCAGCACATGGCCAAGGCGATACCGACAAGATGTGGGCGGCATACGTGTACAGCTTCAAGCTGACTGCTGCGATATCCATTGTGGCCACCGTTCTGATATTCGTGTTCGCTGAACCGCTGATGTCCATCATGACCTATGAGGAATCCATGCATTCCCTGCTGGACAAGCTGGTCTGGTGCCTGGAGCTGTCCTGCATAATACTGCCATTCATGGCGCTGAGAGGAGTCGGTGCCGCACTGCTCCAATCAATGAAGAAAGCGAAGATACCGATGTACTTCGACCTGTTCTGGGGTTCCGTGCGCATGGTGCTGTATGCGCTGAGCGCCTATGGGCTGCTTGGAGTGGATCCCTTCGATGGGATCATCTACATCATGGTTATCGTGTACTCCCTGAGCGGAGTGATAATCAACGCACTAGCGGTATGGCAGTTCAAGAAATTGAGGCGTATCATCCGCTCTAACGAATGA
- the nifB gene encoding nitrogenase cofactor biosynthesis protein NifB: MDIPENIKKALSEHPCFCEDAHHTFARMHLPVAPRCNIQCNYCNRKFDCCNESRPGVTSEVLSPEQALAKVKAVKEQIPQLSVIGIAGPGDPLANENTFQALELIGKEMPELTLCVSTNGLALPDCAQRLYDLNVRFVTVTMNCTDPEIGAKIYDAVIFEGKKHSGVEGATILRDRQLEGIRKCVDLGMLVKINIVMVPGINDDHIPDLVKQVKEMGVYIVNILPLIPVEGTKFSDLKAPTPLERRDMMDRCGLDMRMMRHCRQCRADAIGLLGEDRSQEFTHIEGCGLKDNPINVSIEVEKDESKVAVATSDGKTVNSGFGNASEFRIYATDGNTVRFLRTVPIDRSETVAGQDHRHHIESIVKQIGECGTVIVEEIGPMPSKILASLGIKVVISGGDVNEAVRQTFSQ, translated from the coding sequence ATGGATATTCCCGAGAACATCAAGAAAGCATTATCGGAGCATCCCTGCTTCTGCGAGGATGCCCATCATACGTTCGCGAGGATGCACCTGCCGGTGGCACCTAGGTGCAACATCCAATGCAACTACTGCAACAGGAAGTTCGACTGCTGCAACGAGTCCAGGCCCGGTGTGACCAGCGAGGTATTGTCACCGGAGCAGGCACTGGCCAAGGTGAAGGCGGTGAAGGAACAGATCCCCCAGCTGTCGGTCATCGGAATTGCTGGTCCTGGAGACCCGCTTGCCAACGAGAACACATTCCAAGCTCTGGAGCTTATAGGAAAAGAGATGCCGGAGCTGACGCTCTGCGTATCCACCAACGGATTGGCGCTCCCGGACTGCGCCCAGAGATTATACGACCTGAACGTAAGGTTCGTGACCGTCACCATGAACTGCACCGATCCGGAGATCGGGGCCAAGATCTACGATGCCGTGATCTTCGAAGGCAAGAAGCACTCCGGTGTCGAAGGTGCGACCATCCTCAGGGACAGACAGCTCGAAGGCATCAGAAAATGCGTGGACCTGGGGATGCTGGTCAAGATCAACATCGTCATGGTTCCCGGGATCAACGATGACCACATCCCCGACCTGGTGAAGCAGGTCAAGGAGATGGGAGTGTACATCGTGAACATCCTTCCGCTCATCCCTGTTGAAGGGACCAAGTTCTCAGACCTCAAGGCACCTACTCCCTTGGAGAGAAGGGACATGATGGACCGCTGCGGTCTGGACATGAGGATGATGCGTCACTGCAGGCAATGCCGTGCGGATGCCATCGGACTTCTGGGCGAGGACCGTTCCCAGGAATTCACGCACATAGAAGGATGCGGGCTGAAGGATAATCCGATCAATGTCTCCATCGAAGTCGAGAAAGACGAGTCCAAGGTAGCTGTGGCAACCAGCGACGGAAAGACGGTCAATTCCGGATTCGGCAACGCATCGGAGTTCAGGATATACGCTACCGATGGGAACACGGTCAGGTTCCTAAGGACCGTGCCTATCGATAGGTCCGAGACCGTTGCGGGACAGGATCACAGGCATCATATCGAATCCATCGTGAAACAGATCGGGGAGTGCGGAACGGTCATTGTCGAGGAGATCGGCCCCATGCCGTCGAAGATCCTTGCCAGCCTTGGGATCAAGGTCGTGATCTCTGGCGGCGATGTCAACGAAGCTGTCAGACAAACATTCTCCCAGTGA
- a CDS encoding alanine--tRNA ligase has product MDAQEMRETFVNFFKERGHAYISSASLIPENDPTVLFTTAGMHPLVPYLLGEKHPAGKRLVDFQKCVRTGDIDEVGDASHLTFFEMLGNWSLGDYFKKESIEFSYDLLTKVLGIKPEQLSVTAFAGDADAPRDTETAELWKSHGLTDEQIYFYPKSDNWWGPAGQTGPCGPDTEIFYDDGRPKCGPNCGPSCHCGKFTEIWNNVFMQYNKNADGTFSPLAQKNVDTGMGLERILRILNGNETVYDTPLFTPIIDKIAEITGKKYGENDDDTRAFRIIADHMRAATFILGDGVVPAKIGQGYILRRLIRRSSRYMSKLGYEEPFMQKIAEVIVSNYSMAYPELEKNKDFIFTNINNEELKFHKAVMKGLRRFDQMVAENGDSPVLNGETVFRLYDTYGFPIEMTVELAAEKGLKVDMDDFNGRFKKHQDVSKGDGGTFKGGLADHSEETTKLHTATHLLNAALRKFVSPDIHQKGSNITAERLRFDFNLDRKVTPEELKQIEDWVNECIKAEIPVECIEMPYEQAKDEGVEGVFTTKYGEIVKVYRIGDVSAEMCGGPHVKNTKELQGFKIKKEESSAAGVRRIKAVVGKFD; this is encoded by the coding sequence ATGGACGCTCAAGAGATGAGAGAGACTTTCGTCAACTTCTTCAAGGAGAGGGGGCACGCTTACATCAGCTCTGCCTCGCTCATACCTGAGAACGACCCTACCGTTCTGTTCACGACCGCGGGAATGCATCCGCTCGTTCCCTACCTGCTCGGAGAGAAGCACCCTGCAGGCAAGAGACTGGTGGACTTCCAGAAATGCGTTAGGACCGGGGACATAGATGAGGTAGGGGACGCCAGCCACCTCACCTTCTTCGAGATGCTCGGCAACTGGTCGCTTGGAGACTACTTCAAGAAGGAGTCCATCGAGTTCAGCTACGACCTTCTGACCAAGGTCCTCGGCATCAAACCGGAACAGCTGTCCGTCACCGCATTCGCCGGAGACGCTGACGCGCCCAGGGACACTGAGACGGCTGAACTGTGGAAATCCCACGGACTCACCGACGAGCAGATCTACTTCTATCCCAAGTCGGACAACTGGTGGGGACCTGCGGGACAGACAGGACCCTGCGGACCCGACACCGAGATATTCTACGACGACGGAAGGCCCAAATGCGGACCGAACTGCGGACCCTCATGCCACTGCGGTAAATTCACCGAGATTTGGAACAACGTCTTCATGCAGTACAACAAGAACGCTGACGGAACCTTCTCTCCTCTGGCGCAGAAGAACGTCGACACCGGAATGGGTCTGGAGAGGATCCTCCGTATCCTCAACGGCAACGAGACCGTGTACGACACTCCCCTGTTCACCCCCATCATCGACAAGATCGCGGAGATCACCGGAAAGAAGTACGGAGAGAACGACGATGACACCAGGGCATTCAGGATCATAGCGGACCACATGAGGGCCGCCACATTCATCCTGGGCGACGGGGTTGTTCCGGCGAAGATCGGACAGGGATACATCCTCAGGAGGCTCATCAGGAGATCCTCCAGGTATATGTCCAAACTCGGCTACGAGGAACCCTTCATGCAGAAGATCGCAGAGGTCATCGTCAGCAACTACAGCATGGCATACCCCGAGCTGGAGAAGAACAAGGACTTCATATTCACAAACATCAACAACGAGGAGCTCAAGTTCCACAAGGCTGTGATGAAAGGACTCAGGAGATTCGACCAGATGGTCGCAGAGAACGGTGACAGCCCAGTACTGAACGGAGAGACAGTCTTCAGGCTTTACGACACCTACGGATTCCCCATCGAAATGACTGTGGAGCTGGCGGCTGAGAAGGGCCTGAAGGTCGACATGGACGACTTCAACGGCAGGTTCAAGAAGCACCAGGACGTCTCAAAGGGAGACGGCGGAACATTCAAGGGAGGTCTCGCCGATCACAGCGAGGAGACCACCAAGCTGCACACCGCCACACATCTTCTCAACGCGGCTCTGAGGAAGTTCGTATCGCCGGACATCCACCAGAAGGGATCCAACATCACAGCTGAGAGGCTCAGATTCGACTTCAACCTTGACAGGAAGGTCACGCCCGAGGAGCTCAAGCAGATCGAGGACTGGGTGAACGAATGCATCAAGGCCGAGATCCCTGTGGAGTGCATCGAGATGCCCTACGAGCAGGCCAAGGACGAGGGAGTCGAGGGAGTTTTCACCACAAAATACGGCGAGATCGTCAAGGTCTACAGGATCGGCGACGTTTCCGCAGAGATGTGCGGAGGACCTCACGTCAAGAACACAAAGGAGCTTCAGGGATTCAAGATCAAGAAGGAAGAGAGCTCCGCAGCCGGCGTCAGGCGTATCAAGGCAGTCGTCGGCAAGTTCGACTGA
- a CDS encoding winged helix-turn-helix transcriptional regulator, translating to MPKNSKSQNAIDRNRVMDRLLRDPGCTVQTLADDCNLSTQQVYRILRHLEEEGIVYGNPMMIDLSKVGKKRFIIFATRSGRPSDQSTLNGSLYSKVFLEEMREKNLDIIPEDDYTCTGAFDMVTIFLANNATDANKYLDLLRHVSNDYFSTFRISEVLFTTRKNMIATPERKRFIEYVKDISEYGSRLKDPEELEEYPSDDEDE from the coding sequence ATGCCTAAGAATTCTAAGAGTCAGAACGCGATAGACAGGAATCGTGTCATGGACCGTCTCCTGAGGGACCCTGGATGCACTGTGCAGACCCTAGCGGATGACTGCAATCTCTCCACTCAGCAGGTATACAGGATCCTGCGCCACCTGGAGGAGGAAGGAATCGTATACGGCAACCCTATGATGATCGACCTCTCGAAGGTCGGTAAGAAGAGATTCATAATTTTCGCTACCAGGAGTGGCCGCCCCTCGGACCAGAGCACACTCAACGGATCGCTGTATTCCAAGGTCTTCCTGGAAGAGATGAGAGAGAAGAATCTGGACATCATACCGGAGGACGATTACACATGTACCGGGGCTTTCGATATGGTCACCATATTCCTGGCCAACAACGCTACGGATGCCAACAAGTACCTTGATCTCCTCAGGCATGTCTCGAATGATTACTTCAGCACTTTCCGGATATCCGAGGTCCTCTTCACCACAAGGAAGAATATGATCGCCACTCCGGAGAGGAAGCGCTTCATAGAGTATGTGAAGGACATCAGCGAGTACGGATCCAGACTCAAGGATCCGGAGGAGCTTGAAGAATATCCTTCCGATGATGAGGACGAATGA
- a CDS encoding trimethylamine methyltransferase family protein: protein MKLEVLTKQECAQIHEGALKVLEKTGGKFMDPRIFELCKKNGCDVDEKTGIIKFPRGLIEDCLKKVPNSFEISGRSKKPIKVGVDMQSRFANFGTAVKIGRIDDNGNYTSRASNIDDVYMMSKLTDAIECYDMSVTPCSANELISAGVSKDAHEQLQAIQGFTGHFMADWVAKNIKYGFEFTKILRGSEEEAYKKPLYTIGCPSASPLTFDDRFSGNIIESTKYNMPTMAMGMALNGATCPISLGGGLVVPIAESLATVAISQMLNPGNAVWFGSSGTMMDLKNGGPSCGAPERALISAAYANMAAYYNMPSFIAGPETDSKRIDYQAGHEKTITGYTATLAKASMHFGPGMLEGGLSTSPEMLMLDSDNIEMMKYADNGILVNDEELALEDIYNVGPGGDFLSLPMTLARMDTQSNPAIFNRQDEGTWMESFGGKDSLRIAHDKVQDLIDNYTPEPIDRDLLDELKKVVDKADEAARNSTSVY, encoded by the coding sequence ATGAAACTAGAGGTATTGACAAAACAGGAATGCGCCCAGATCCATGAGGGCGCGCTCAAGGTACTCGAGAAGACCGGCGGTAAATTCATGGACCCCAGGATCTTCGAACTGTGCAAGAAGAACGGATGCGATGTCGATGAGAAGACAGGGATAATCAAATTCCCTCGCGGACTCATAGAGGACTGCCTCAAGAAAGTCCCGAACTCCTTCGAGATCTCTGGAAGGAGCAAAAAACCTATCAAGGTCGGTGTGGACATGCAATCCAGGTTCGCCAACTTCGGAACCGCTGTCAAGATTGGAAGGATCGATGACAACGGCAACTACACCAGCAGGGCCTCCAACATAGACGACGTCTATATGATGTCCAAGCTCACAGATGCTATCGAATGCTATGACATGTCCGTCACGCCCTGTTCTGCCAACGAGCTGATATCCGCAGGGGTCTCCAAAGACGCCCATGAGCAGCTTCAGGCAATCCAGGGATTCACCGGTCATTTCATGGCCGATTGGGTCGCTAAGAACATAAAGTACGGATTCGAATTCACGAAGATACTCCGCGGAAGCGAGGAGGAGGCGTACAAGAAACCATTGTACACGATCGGTTGCCCTTCGGCATCGCCCCTCACCTTCGATGACAGGTTCTCGGGGAACATCATCGAATCCACGAAGTACAACATGCCGACCATGGCCATGGGAATGGCCCTGAACGGAGCTACCTGCCCTATCTCCCTAGGAGGCGGACTGGTGGTCCCTATCGCGGAATCTTTGGCGACGGTTGCGATAAGTCAGATGCTCAACCCGGGCAATGCCGTCTGGTTCGGAAGCTCCGGAACGATGATGGACCTCAAGAACGGAGGCCCTTCCTGCGGTGCACCTGAGCGTGCGCTGATCAGCGCCGCATATGCCAACATGGCGGCATACTACAACATGCCCTCATTCATCGCCGGTCCGGAGACGGACTCGAAGAGGATTGACTATCAGGCCGGACACGAGAAGACCATCACAGGATACACTGCCACCCTTGCCAAGGCATCGATGCACTTCGGGCCCGGTATGCTCGAAGGAGGCCTTTCCACATCCCCTGAGATGCTGATGCTGGACAGCGACAACATCGAGATGATGAAGTATGCCGACAACGGTATCCTCGTCAACGATGAGGAACTGGCGCTGGAGGATATCTATAATGTCGGACCTGGAGGGGACTTCCTGTCGCTCCCCATGACCCTGGCCAGGATGGACACCCAATCGAATCCTGCCATATTCAACAGGCAGGACGAGGGAACCTGGATGGAGTCCTTCGGAGGCAAGGACAGCCTCAGGATAGCCCATGACAAGGTCCAGGATCTCATCGACAACTACACTCCGGAGCCGATCGACAGGGACCTGCTTGATGAGCTCAAGAAGGTCGTTGACAAAGCCGATGAAGCCGCCAGGAACAGCACCAGCGTGTACTGA
- a CDS encoding methyltransferase cognate corrinoid protein — protein MTLAEDAKNAIMKYDNKGAAEIAKKAVAEGADLVDLIENGYSAGMTEVGALFEAKKLYLPHVMAAAATMNAAMEILEPEIAKLGAEAGTGLGTVVICSIEGDIHSIGKDIVAIMLKVAGFNVKNIGRDVPLDTIIQAVKDNNAVAVGTSALMTSTMVGQKTFEDKMKAAGLKDICLTNVGGAPVTQQWADEIGADLYTENASDAAAKFAAAFEK, from the coding sequence ATGACACTTGCAGAAGACGCAAAGAATGCAATCATGAAATACGACAACAAGGGCGCGGCCGAGATCGCCAAGAAGGCAGTCGCGGAGGGAGCAGACCTTGTTGACCTGATCGAGAACGGATACTCTGCCGGAATGACGGAGGTCGGTGCACTCTTCGAGGCAAAGAAGCTGTACCTACCCCACGTCATGGCAGCTGCTGCAACGATGAACGCCGCTATGGAGATACTCGAGCCCGAGATCGCGAAGCTCGGAGCAGAGGCCGGAACCGGACTTGGAACAGTCGTCATCTGTTCCATCGAGGGAGACATCCACTCCATCGGAAAGGACATCGTCGCAATCATGCTGAAGGTAGCAGGATTCAACGTCAAGAACATCGGAAGGGACGTGCCTCTCGACACGATCATTCAGGCGGTGAAGGACAACAACGCCGTTGCTGTCGGGACATCCGCTCTGATGACCTCCACGATGGTGGGGCAGAAGACCTTCGAGGATAAGATGAAGGCAGCTGGACTTAAGGACATCTGTCTCACCAACGTCGGTGGAGCACCTGTCACCCAGCAGTGGGCAGACGAGATCGGAGCAGACCTGTACACAGAGAACGCCTCGGATGCGGCTGCAAAGTTCGCCGCCGCTTTCGAGAAGTGA